The sequence TATTCCGTCAAGCTAGCTTACAGAGTAGCtatagctaactagccagctagctttgtAGAGATGGATTGTGCATTGTGCATCTTCCATTGTTTAGCTaagtagctaacattagctggtgGATGTTTTCCATTTGTAACCGCAGCAGACGAaagcaacaaatcaaatcaaatgtatttatatagcccttcttacatcagctgatatctcaaagtgctgtacagaaacccagcctaaaaccccaaacagcaagcaatgcaggtgtagaaacattCACCTCCACAAATGCTGTTTACATTGACATCCATACTGAATGAAGAAGTTAAGGGACCTCATGGATACTCTTAACTTTTTCACTTAAAATGTTTTGTGCAACTGACTTAAAGTTAAGATCAGATCGCCCTCTAGTGATGAATTAACAGACGAAAATCCACAGTCAGGAGAAAAATCTGTCAAATAAGCATTTTTCGGGGGGGTAGAGCCATACTAAGACAAAATAAACTTGACACAGTGTGCAAATGCTAACAGATTAGTGCAGGTAATGAAGAAATTGATTACAATGCTGGAATTAAACAATTATCTATGCAAATGAGCAAAAGCTGTGTGCTTCGAGTAGAATCTTGTCTCTAATAAGCGCTTGTTGTGTTCAGTGATTTAAGCAAATAAACGCCAGGGTTATTAATCAAAGTTTTACGCTATGCATATTATATCCCATTGCCTTCCTGAAACAGCATGGACAGAAAAGCCTTGCCAAAGAGAACGCAGACACAAATCAATAGAGTCATACACTGAACATGGTGACATCATGATGTACCTACCTGGGCCTCGTCTCTGACAAAGCACATCTCCTCTAGAGTTTCAGTCAGTGCCCTCAAGCAGTGGGCCGTATCCCAGTACACAATGAACAGCTGAGAGggtaagagtgagagagagagacagacagataaagaatGACAGAAAGAGACAAAAAGATACACAAAGACAGtaagatggacagacagagaatGTAATGGGTACATTTTAAATGACTGAAGTTGGGATCAACACAATGTTTAGCATATTTGGAGTTATTGTAATACCTCATTTCCAGGGTTCCATTTGTGACACTCAAGGTGcaggttgatggtcactagacttgTTATGAATTATTCTCATATCTGTTGATAGTGATTGATGCCAGACTGGAGGTACAAGGACCGAGGACACTGATCATTCACTATTGTATTGGTGACATTCTGTGGCCACTGTGATTCTGTAGCAGCTGGCAAAGTCGCTGCCTTTATCGTTTTGACTTAGTACGTGTCAGAACAtttggtgctgtctgattaggatataaaGGGCCTGTCCCAGAGGCCAGTTAGACATTTTCTCTGCTTCTGTGCTGGGTGGTGTCTCCCTGTTGCAACTTAGATTTTTGACTGACTTTGTCTGTGGCTGCTCTTTTGTTCCCCTGGAAATTCCTATCACAATGAAACCACACAATCGTATCAATACATCGATATATAACTTCATAATTGATCGTTCGAGGGACCCGGTTACAGATTCATACCACAACAAACAGGCATTTAGAAGTAACCTCAATTGCCAGAAAGGGAGAGTGATAAAAAGGTTTGACACAAAATGTCTGCCCTCTCGGATTGAGCTGCCTTTCTGTGCAGGTTCACGCTGCCTACCTGTAGACTCCCAGTACAGTTCTGCACCCAGTCAGCCACGCCTACAAGCAGCTTATGCCGGCTCAGCCTCTCATTCACCTGGATGAGTCGCACGTCAATGTTCATGTTTATCTGTAGGACGACCATTAAACATTACAGGTACATCTAAAATCCTAACGTTTCAGGGTCTTACAACTGGTTGCAGGCTATAGACCAATATCTCTATATAATTCAGACATGGAAATCATGGTGTTTAATAATTGAACCATATTGGTTTCAAAGTGTCTGTGAATGTTTTGCTTCAATCCTCTTGAGTGTGACATAGCTACATAGTCTATTTATTTGCTTCCACAAGCACAGATGCATTCCTATTCATATCTATGCATCATTTATGTTGCTACCGCAGCTCACTAATAGCAATGCGATTAAAGATTGGATTGCATTTATAAGTGAGCAAACCATTAAGGTTCTTAAGCTCTCTCAGACTGAAAAACAGATGGAACACCCACCTCCTTGTTACTATAGTGGAGGATGACAATGATGCCTGTGGTGAGGAAGATGGAggccagactgacagacaggcagaggaCCCAGTAGTCAGTGACTGAGAGATAGAGGTGAAGAGTGGAGAACACAGCACACCATAACACCACATATAGAATCTGGAGGGGAGATGTAAAAAAAATGATACACAGTATAAACTAAACATACAAAGAACAAGCACTAACTCTGAACAGATACCGGACACATTAGTAAAAGATCTCCTGATGGCGTATGAGATTAACTGATACTGGACACTATAGTGTGAATAATGTAAAAGATGCAAATATAACAGATACAATGGACCCTTGAGTTATGAACCAATACTTTGAGGGACCCCTACCGGTGCCATGATGAAGTGGAAGAGAGAAGAGTTAAAGAACAGGTATCTCCTGACTGAGGGCACGTCCAGTGCTATTTCCAGAGGTGTCTCAAAGTCTGCTACAGGAATCTACATTGGAGAAATCAACACATGGCAATAATGTATTCTAAATGTCATTTTCCATGCAATGGCTTTCATACTATaccaaaacacattccacataaACAAGATAAGGGGAAAAAGATAAGATGGGGGGAGAGTGCTTTGATCTGGGTGGTCAAAAGGTtgtcaaagtgtgtgtgtctgtgagtgtgtcacGCTGGTATAAAGGATTTGGAGACAGGCGGCAGGAATACGCGATAGGGGTTTTTaatacacccaaaacaaacacgtacACAAAAACACTGGGCTGTACCCAAACGAAAGAGCGAGGGTAAACCTTGTTGAATGACATGGGACGATATCCGTAATACACAATATATAAAGCACGCAGTATAACCGCTGTACCAACGCGTAGGTACTCACACAACCAAAGGACATGGGAACAGTAActgacagagggaacagaggacacatatataacatactaatcaggggaaatatgggaaccaggtgtgtgtaatcagacaagacagtccggggttgatgaTAATGAATCCCGTCAGTAGACCTCCGGAACTGGTGAACAAAATGAGCAGCAGTACTGGGGGGGGGGGTCCGTGACAGtgtgtggatgtggatgtggaaGTGTATGCGTATGTGAGTATGATCTCTAACATAAAAACCACTCACTGTGTCTGTGTAAATAAGCTGTGCTCCACAGGCAGCAGCACTGCAGCCATTCCACACAAGTGGGTATTGCCACGTAACAATGTGTTTCTATCGTGATTCCTGTGTCAAGTTTTGTGTGCCACAGAGCTTCTTGACAGAATTAAAAGACAGCTGATGTAAGCACACAAACCTTTTGTAGTAATATGTACAATCCATAAACAATGATTTAATTAAGCAACTTTTATTTTCAATATAAGGTGTTCATTTAATATGGGGGGGGAAAGGGTTTCTTCTCTCCTAGGACAGCCAGGGACAGCACCTCCATCTTGACGGACGACTGACTAGCAGAGACGCTCAGCGCAGACAAAGGCATAACCCTCGTTGCATTCAATATCAATCCACAGCGTTTGATAGTTTGTATTTACACAGTTTTGAGCCTTTCCACCATCAGGGTCTGATTTAAACCAGTCGGTAAATTCCACCTTGGACCCGTCAGTCCACATCCACCTCCCCTCCTTAACAACGTCAGACAACCCGATCCAGGTGTAGAACTCTAAAGGGTCGAACGTCTTGATTAGGGTTTTGATTAACTGGTGTTCAGCCTCACTGTGCACAGAGGCCAAGTTCGCTCCCCGAGTCACACAGTAGGACACAGCGTCTGCCCAGTCCAGTCCTGTGGCAACATACTTATAGCAGCGTCCATAAAGTCACTCCTGGTCAGGAGTGTCGTGTTCAGCATCCAAAGCAagactgaggagagagataaCACAGAAGAACACAAACATGGTTCTAGTTGGGCTGGTAGGCAGGTAGGTATGCTGGGCTGAAGTGGGTCCTGTCCTTTTATCGGATTTACAAAGAGAAGGTGTGGCTGGTGGGCATCATGTCAAAGGTGGATCATGTACAGACGTGGCACATTCACTATCTCAGAGTAAATATTAGGCATATAAAAATAAACCTCAACCTTTACTGAAGCTGTTTTAATCGGTAGAACCAAAAACTGACTCTAAATAAAAGAAGAAACGAAATAATGAAATCAAAGAGTTTAAGAACGTTATTTCTCACTTCCCTCATTAAGGTCTGTGTGAATAAGCTGTCCAAAAGCTCTGATGCTGCACAACCGAAGGTAATCGCCTTGTTCCGCCCCAGTCCCACCCCTGCTGACCACTTCCCTTCTCCATTCATCATTGAGCGTTGGTTGTTTAGCTATCGGGAAGAGGTGTCCAGAGAATTTGGCAACATAGCCACTCTACTCCAAATGCATCACTACAGCCATTCTAGATAAGGGGGTATTGCCACATAACCCAGTGGTCATATCAACTCTGCATCTGTGTTCTTCTCAGAATTTCTGTTCCAAGTTTTGGTACAGGGCTTTTTGACACAAACATAACACACCCTGGATGTGATGTTTTAGACATCAACTTAGACTTTTGAGGTAACATTTTCAACATTAACTGCTGTTCAGTTGTAATTCCAATGAATGTAATATACTGATTTTTAAAGAACATAACTTAGAAATACCTCATGAGCTAAGTACACTGGTCTTACCCTATCATAActcaacctgtaatttaaatggatttcatgtaatgggcatacacaaaatagtccaaattggggaagtgaaatgaaaaaaatggcTGGTTTCaaaaaatgatttaaaaaaaaaaggaaaagtggtgcgtgcatatgtattcactccctttgctatgatgcccctaaataagatctggtgcaaccaattaccttcagaagtcacatcatttgttaaataaagtccacctgtgtgcaatctaagtgtcccctgttctgaaaggccccagagtctgcaacaccactaagcaaggggcaccaccaagcaagcggcaccatgaagaccaaggagctcttcaaacaggtcagggacaaagttgtggagaagtacagatcagggttgggttataaaaaaatatctgaaactttgaacatcccacagagcaccattaaatctgaatatggcaccacaacaaacctgccaagagagggccgcccaccaaaactcacggaccaggcaaagagggcattaatcagagaggcaacaaagagaccaaagataaccctgaaggagctgcaaagctccacagcagagattggagtatctgtccataggaccactttaagccgtacactccacagagctgggttttacggaagagtggccagaaaaagccattgtttaaagaaaaaataagcatACAAGTTTGCTGTTTgccaaaggcatgtgggagactcccaaaacatatggaagaaggtactctggtcagatgagacaaaaatttagctttttggccattaCGGAAAACgttatgtctggcacaaacctaacacatctcatcaccccgagaacaccatcctcacagtgaagcatggtggtggcagcatcatgctgtggggatgtttttcatcgtcagggactgggaaactgggcagaatagaaggaatgatggatggctctAAATATatggaaattcttgagggaaacctgtttcagacttccagagatatgagactgggatggaggttcaccttccagcaggacaatgaccctaagcatactgctaaagcaacacttgagtggtttaaggggaaacatttaaatgtcttggaatgaactagtcaaagcccagatctcaatccaactgagaatctgtggtatggcttaaagattgctgtacaccagcggaacccattcaacttgaaggagctggagcagttttgccttgaagaatgggcaaaaatcccagtggctagatgtgccaagcttatagagacataccccaagagacttgcatctgtaattgctgcaaaaggaggctctacaaagtattgactttagggggtgaatagttttgcacgctcaagttttctgttttttttttgtcatgtttcttgtttgtttcacaataaaaaatgttttgtatcttcaaagtggtaggcatgttgtgtaaatcaaatgatacaaaccccccaaaacatctattttaattccaggttgtaaggaaactgtcacgacttccgccgaagctggtgcctctccttgttttCGGGCGGCGTTCTGCGGTCatcgtcaccggctttctagctgccaccgatccacaTTTATTTTTCCATTTGTTATGTCTTGATtatacacacctggttcccattacgttactATTAtgtccctatttaaccctctggttctctttatgttttgtgcgtgattgttccTGCTTGTGTTAGTCTTGTGTGTTAGGGATTGTTATCCCCACATGGATTTATTGTTCTGTTTATTTTCCCAGAGTAAAGTACGTTATTTTTACTCAGTTCTGTTTCCTGCGCTTGACTCCGTCCTCACCTATACACCACTGACGCTGTtagcaacaaaataggaaaaatgccaaaggggggtgaatactttcgcaagccactgtgtAAGGATAGGCCGGGATGTGAATACGGAAACATTGCCTTTGCCAGTGCCAGCAGtacaccaccctgcatcccactgctagcttggctctgaagctaagcagggttggtcctagatggaagaccagatgctgctggaaatTATGTTGGAGGttcagtaggaggcactctttcctctagtctgaataatataccccagggcagtgattggggacattgtccTGTGTACGGTGCAGTCATTTGGATGGAATGCTAAAACGGGTGTCCTAACACTCTATGGTTATTAAAAATCCTACCtaatggccacctaatcatccccagctttaaataggctcattcatccccctttAGCTCTTCCCCAGGTCAGTGCtggaaatgagaatgtgttttcagtcaaattacctggtaaaataaatcaaataaaaggtGCATAGCTTGAAAAGGAGCGATCGGATTGAATCCCATCCTCACTCATGGTTTATGTTTTGCTGTCATTTAAGACCTATAGCTTCAAAATATGTTTAACTACCATGTTGATCTCATGGAATGTCAGTCATTGCATGCAAAGCTTTATCTATGAATATGAGCGCTTGCATTTCTCCAGCCCTATTCCTCAGCTTAGCAAAATAGAAGTGTGTAGGGTACAATTTGCTGTCTCATAAATTCAGGATTGTGGCATTAGCACGGGTCATGTTTTTCTTCATGAAAGCTTTTTAGATTGGACttaacagtaggcctatattttGATGAGACATAAGACAGTctgagagaggaagtgagataGCGAGCTATTCTAGTTTAACCTCCCCCACACAAATGGACAGGCTGCTTGACATAGCGAGGCCCAACGGATGAGAATAAAGAGTGCCAGTgggcacccagagagagagatggagagagaaagcaagagtttgtgtgtgtgtgtgtgtgtgtgtgtgtgtgtgtgtgtgtgtgtgtgtgtgtgtgtgtgtgtgtgtgtgtgtgtgtgtgtgtgtgtgtgtgtgtgtgtgtgtgtgtgtgtgtgtgtgtgtgtgtgtgtgtgtgtgtgtgtgtgtgtgtgtgtgtgtgtgtgtgtgtgtgtgtgtgtgtgtgtgtgtgtgtgtgtgtgtgtgtgtgtgtgtgtgtgtgtgtgtgtgtgtgtgtgtgtgtgtgtgtgtgtgtgtgtgtgtgtgtgtgtgtgtgtgtgtgtgtgtgtgtgtgtgtgtgtgtgtgtgtgtgtgtgtgtgtgtgtgtgtgtgtgtgtgtgtgtgtgtgtgtgtgtgtgtgtgtgtgtgtgtgtgtgtgtgtgtgtgtgtgtgtgtgtgtgtgtgtgtgtgtgtgtgtgtgtgtgtgtgtgtgtgtgtgtgtgtgtgtgtgtgtgtgtgtgtgtgtgtgtgtgtgtgtgtgtgtgtgtgtgtgtgtgtgtgtgtgtgtgtgtgtgtgtgtgtgtgtgtgtgtgtgtgtgtgtgtgtgtgtgtgtgtgtgtgtgtgtgtgcactgaccTGTGAAGCCTTCCCTCTCCAGCAGAGCCCTGCAGAATGACAGATCAAACCTGGGGTTCAGCATGGAGGAGGTGGGTACTGCCAGCACACActgacctggaggagagagagagggggggggtgatagatagatagatagatagatagatagatagatagatagatagaatcaAAAAGGTAGAGAGGAAAAAAAGACCACGGGTAAAAGCAGGACATTGTGAAAAGTGTTAGTTTATCCAGAAAAACTTGCCAAGAGGCAAAACAAAGAACAAGGAAGAGAAACAAAAATGATTTTGACAAACAGGATATGCCGCATGATAAGACTTTTACCCATAGTACAGTTTGATAACTATGTTACCACGCACCATTCCTCCATCTAGATGTTCTTCTGTTTTCTGTCTGGATCTTGGATGATCGTCGTAGTTCAACATCAACATCGCTCTCGTCTGAAGGCACAGAAGTCTTGTCCTCCATCTCATCCATGATGACGAGACCCTGAACGAGCAAAAAACTGTGATACAGTTTAATCAAAATCCCCAACCATAATACAGACGAAGTGAGTAAGAGTgaatggccagtgtgatgactgccAGTGTGATATACAATGCAGCAACACAGTTCCattagcctggtctcagatctgtttatGCTCTCTTGTCAACTCCTACAATGACTAGAGGAGACAGCACAAAAATATCTGGGTCCAGGCTACAGCTTTTTTTGCTCAAGCAGAGAGATGCGTTGGCATGATTATGACACCACTTCCTAGTTCCCATGTATCGTAGACtgtcagatacagtatgtgtgtgatgtATACACGGTATTATGAAGTGAGTACTAACACTACAGCTTGCAAGAAGCACAAGCAGCACATTCCAGTGGCATGCAAAACAAACAAAGACATTGAAATTGAGAAAAATTTGACCAAATATTCCCTCAGTAGATAATGTTTTCCTGAGGCATAGTTTAAACTGTAATCTCAGGTATAGCAGAACTAAAATATTGTGTAATGTAACGCAGAATCTGTTCACAAGAGATGAATTATACCGTGACTCTACTGGAGAAAAAATGTCAAAGGGCTGAAGCTGAAGCTCCCTTTGAGAGCCCCCCTCTGAGACTATCACTTTATCTAGCAAAGGCATCAAATGCCAAAGTTTAACTTTGGAGAAGTCAGTGTCCTATGTGCCCTATGATTCGAAAGCAACCAGAAATCACATCACTACTCCTTTTTAGAACGGATTACATTGCTCTGCTATGTTATTTCAGCATCTTGGAGAAACCAACAGAATAATTCAACTGTGCTGCCAAGGATTTCAGATTCAGCACTTTCAACACAAGTTTAAACAATAATTTAAGTCGTAGACTGAGTAGACTGTTTTACTGTCATTGTACTTTCCTTTACTATCCAAGTATACTGAACTTAGGTGTAGCGAAAGGCAACTACACTTGTCTTTCAAATGTGAACTTTTCTCTTTTCTCAGGCTACACTCTTCACAGGTTTCTGTTGAAAGTGGTTAAACTGTACCACGGTTATAAGATAGACATACTGCACCTCAATAGGCACTGTCTTCAACGCACCATACACAGCCAAATTATCGCTTTCCTTTCAGCAGCTACAAAATCTGTGAAAGAGAAATAATGAAAATAGAGAAGAGACTGAGAGAGCAGCTATATCTTTgttcttgctctccctctcccatcctccctctcttcctctgccgcttTGTCTCTCTCGTTTGCTTGTTAGAGAGGGAGACAAATGTTTTGCACAAATGCTGTCGGCGAGGTTGATTTCAAGTTGTCTCCTTATCCCTACCGTagttctttctccccctctccctcattctatctctctcccccttcactctctctcattctaattctctcccccttctctctcgctctctctctttcactctcaggCACACACTCTCTTACTCTCACTTCCTCCATGCTGTCAGTGAGTTGTGACATCTTGCCAACTTTGAAACAGTTTGACTCTATATGTTTCTGTGCACGTGTTGTAAAGAAAAGTGCATGTCTACAATGTTATGCGAATGAGTGTATGTAGCTGTGTATAACCatgtgatctgtgtgtgtgtgtgtgtgtgtgtgtgtgtgtgtgtgtgtgtgtgtgtgtgtgtgtgtgtgtgtgtgtgtgtgtgtgtgtgtgtgtgtgtgtgtgtgtgtgtgtgtgtgtgtgtgtgtgtgtgtgtgtgtgtgtgtgtgtgtgtgtgtgtgtgtgtgtgtgtgtgtgtgtgtgtgtgtgtgtgtgcgtgcgtgcgtgcgtgtgtgtgtgtgtgtgtgtgtgtgtgtgtgtgtgtgtgtgtgtgtgtgtgtgtgtgtgtgtgtgtgtgtgtatccgtgtatCCGTGTATCCGTGTATGCAGGTTTAATGAGAATAACAAAATATTTTAAGCAAGAACCATCGCTTCCGCTTGTCTGAGTACTCCCCTCGTGTTTTCTCTTGATCTAGTTCCTTCCGAACTCTAGGTATGGTTCTTAAAGATGCAAACAATTTCAGAGAATCATAAAGTTTAGCAGTGACAGTGAGGTGCTGAACGTAAAGGAAGACACATGACTAGTAGGAGAACTCACCGGAGACTATTTAATGTAGAGGCTATTACATGATCAAGAGCTTCCTACCCACCCGCATTCAACGTAATACAGTTACAGTATTACAGTGTGACCCTCTTCCCTTCCAACTACACTGCAATGCCTCTGGAAGCAGACTTCCTGTATCCCCCTGTATTCTTTCATTTTACTACCCACTTTAagcccccctccccttccccccacACACAATCTCTAACTCTCTCAAGTCAATTTCAGTTTAAGgggtttattggcatgggaacctctctctcccagctttGTGACTTAGATCAGCCGGACCACATGACTGGTGGAATGCGGCCTATGCTTCTCAGCCCAGCAAAGAGAGTAGAGTGAGTGAGAAAGTGAATGAGAAAATGAGTCCAAATGGGTATTGTCTGCATGCATAACCATATCTGTGTAGGGTCCCGTGTTAATGACATAGCAATGTATCAAaacacaatgacaacaagctttcTTTAACAAATGGATATAAGCTGGCAGAGTAGGATCCTACTTGAACTATATGAGGCATCAATGCGcgagcgcgcgcacacacacacacacacacacacacacacacacacacacacacacacacacacacacacacacacacacacaaacaaactcatACACACTATTCCTTACCTACCTTAGATTGTTGTTGTTATCCTAGCCAGTGTGGGTGTGGATCTGGATTTCTGGGAAAACAGCAGCTGTTCTCCAGGCTGTCATGACTCTGGTCTGGTGGTCTGCTGCTGGGGGCTGGGACAGTCACACATTAACACATGCCCCAGAGCCCAGAGGGGCACAGTGAGAGGTCACacaggcatgcacgcacacacaactCTGCATTGACATATTATATACGGTCTCTGGGACAAATGTGCACAGGTGCATGCACGCACGcgtgcacgcacagacacacatacacagacacacacactaacacaggcacgcacacacacgtacacttgGGTGGATCAGATACGGTCTTTGGGACGGATACGCACGTACACACTGACAAATGAGAACAGGCAGAGTGAT is a genomic window of Oncorhynchus keta strain PuntledgeMale-10-30-2019 chromosome 19, Oket_V2, whole genome shotgun sequence containing:
- the LOC118397692 gene encoding transmembrane protein 268-like → MGLVIMDEMEDKTSVPSDESDVDVELRRSSKIQTENRRTSRWRNGQCVLAVPTSSMLNPRFDLSFCRALLEREGFKIPVADFETPLEIALDVPSVRRYLFFNSSLFHFIMAPILYVVLWCAVFSTLHLYLSVTDYWVLCLSVSLASIFLTTGIIVILHYSNKEINMNIDVRLIQVNERLSRHKLLVGVADWVQNCTGSLQLFIVYWDTAHCLRALTETLEEMCFVRDEAQKILNKRMSHLVLVTEVMTFDPVAGGSSVNESSDEERPLLMNDEETGHSTSISQREDTKLTANYSLVPDQILPAQAKALQLLLTYGAVFVKLLVSEKLPNSTHRPLRSRRNHCTTASLCLCQYIKTKVLRL